One Cryobacterium psychrophilum DNA segment encodes these proteins:
- a CDS encoding proline--tRNA ligase has product MPTRLSNYFLRTLREDPSDAEVTSHRLLVRAGYIRRQAPGIFAWLPLGLRVKAKVEKIIREEMTAAGAYEVHFPALLPREPYELTGRWNEYGDGLFRLQDRKGSDMLLAPTHEEVFTLLVKDLYSSYKDLPLSIYQIQDKYRDEARSRGGLLRGREFTMKDAYSFDYTDAGLDASYQAQRDAYERIFTRFGLEYAIVQADAGAMGGSKSEEFLHPTMVGEDTFVRSAGGYTANVEAFRTIAPPATDWTALPAAAVFDTPDTPTIQTLVDKANAEQPRPDGREWTAADTLKNVVLALIQPDGTREIIAIGVPGDRDVDLKRVEVAFGPAEVEAANEGDFAKKPGLVKGYIGPWSAAGAVLGEKSTTGIRFFVDPRVVAGTEWITGANEAGRHAFGLVAGRDFSVDSIVEASDVRAGDPAPDGSGPVELIRGMEIGHVFQLGRKYAEILGLKVLDENGKLVTVTMGSYGIGVTRILAVIAELNNDAKGLIWPEAVAPFDVHVIATGRDEIVFETSELVVTALEASNREVLYDDRRKVSPGVKFGDAELIGVPWIVIVGRGAADGIVELWNRSTGEREQVTVADVAAHFA; this is encoded by the coding sequence GTGCCTACACGTCTCTCTAACTACTTCCTCCGTACACTCCGCGAAGATCCCTCCGACGCCGAGGTGACCAGCCACCGCCTTCTGGTGCGCGCTGGATACATCCGTCGCCAGGCTCCCGGTATCTTCGCCTGGCTGCCCCTCGGGCTGCGAGTGAAGGCGAAAGTCGAGAAGATCATCCGCGAGGAGATGACGGCCGCGGGCGCCTACGAGGTGCACTTTCCGGCGCTGCTGCCGCGCGAACCCTACGAGCTCACGGGCCGCTGGAACGAGTATGGCGACGGCCTGTTTCGCCTGCAGGACCGCAAGGGCTCCGACATGCTTCTCGCCCCCACCCACGAAGAGGTCTTCACGCTGCTCGTGAAAGACCTGTACAGCAGCTACAAGGATCTGCCGCTGTCGATCTACCAGATCCAGGACAAGTACCGCGACGAGGCACGCTCCCGCGGTGGCCTGCTGCGCGGCCGCGAATTCACCATGAAAGACGCTTACTCCTTCGACTACACCGACGCCGGGCTCGACGCGAGCTACCAGGCGCAGCGCGACGCCTACGAGCGCATCTTCACCCGCTTCGGCCTCGAATACGCCATTGTGCAAGCGGATGCCGGCGCCATGGGTGGGTCCAAGAGCGAAGAGTTCCTGCACCCCACCATGGTCGGCGAAGACACGTTCGTGCGCTCCGCAGGCGGGTACACGGCCAACGTCGAGGCGTTCCGCACAATCGCCCCGCCCGCTACCGACTGGACCGCGCTGCCTGCTGCCGCGGTATTCGACACGCCGGACACTCCCACGATTCAGACTCTGGTCGACAAGGCCAACGCCGAGCAGCCCCGCCCCGACGGTCGGGAGTGGACCGCGGCCGACACGCTGAAAAACGTTGTGCTGGCGCTCATCCAGCCTGACGGTACCCGCGAGATCATCGCGATCGGCGTTCCCGGTGACCGGGACGTCGACCTCAAGCGCGTGGAGGTGGCCTTCGGCCCCGCCGAGGTTGAAGCCGCAAACGAGGGCGACTTCGCCAAGAAGCCTGGCCTGGTCAAGGGCTACATCGGACCGTGGAGCGCGGCCGGAGCAGTGCTCGGCGAGAAGTCGACCACCGGCATACGTTTCTTCGTCGACCCGCGCGTTGTTGCCGGCACCGAGTGGATCACCGGCGCCAACGAGGCAGGACGCCACGCCTTCGGTCTCGTTGCCGGGCGTGACTTCTCCGTTGACTCGATCGTGGAGGCCTCCGACGTGCGCGCCGGGGACCCGGCGCCCGATGGCTCCGGACCGGTCGAACTCATTCGCGGAATGGAAATTGGACATGTGTTCCAACTCGGACGCAAGTACGCGGAGATCCTGGGGCTCAAAGTGTTGGATGAGAATGGCAAGCTCGTGACCGTGACCATGGGGTCCTACGGAATCGGTGTCACCCGCATCCTCGCGGTCATCGCCGAACTCAACAACGACGCAAAGGGCCTCATCTGGCCAGAGGCCGTTGCTCCCTTCGACGTGCACGTGATCGCGACCGGCCGGGACGAGATCGTCTTCGAGACGTCTGAGCTCGTCGTGACCGCCCTCGAGGCCTCCAACCGTGAGGTCTTGTACGACGACCGCCGCAAGGTATCGCCCGGCGTGAAGTTCGGTGACGCGGAGCTCATCGGCGTGCCGTGGATCGTTATTGTGGGACGCGGAGCGGCCGACGGCATTGTGGAACTCTGGAATCGCAGCACGGGGGAGCGCGAGCAGGTCACGGTTGCTGACGTGGCCGCGCACTTCGCCTAG